One window from the genome of Cyclobacterium amurskyense encodes:
- a CDS encoding glycosyltransferase family 4 protein: MKSKPKKVILLDIFFQYLAQTGIKTYTENLLDQVEAYNGENYTFVIYPSREKILKNNFFKGKTARWKNWVFQLQYFSHKLIVLPVLSFWYKADLVLSPDILSPIYSRGKRVSVIHDAFFWESPEHYNALWRKIYLFLLQKSIDSGANVLTISHFAKGRISKYLRTSNPIEVIPTGLDLKVKAKTEKLVSPLSNPYFIHVGVMEKRKNIVRLIEAFSIFLKKVKKDYSLVLVGQRGPREALDDYGAILEEVKKHQLEGEVVFTGYLDEDALTSYYNSAEAYVFPSTNEGFGLPVLEAFSYGLPVIIGPQGALQEVGGDAVLVSKSFAAEDFSEAMLRISKEEETRQQLIALGFKRLSLFTGEKFFLSLLAYFNRSIDG; this comes from the coding sequence ATGAAATCGAAACCAAAAAAGGTTATTCTTCTTGATATTTTTTTTCAATACCTGGCACAAACGGGTATTAAAACCTATACCGAGAATTTGCTTGACCAAGTAGAGGCTTACAATGGAGAGAACTATACTTTTGTCATCTACCCTTCGAGAGAAAAAATATTAAAGAATAATTTCTTCAAAGGAAAGACAGCTCGTTGGAAGAACTGGGTTTTTCAACTACAGTATTTTTCTCATAAACTCATTGTACTTCCAGTGCTTTCATTTTGGTACAAGGCTGATCTTGTCTTATCTCCTGACATTCTTTCTCCCATTTATTCACGCGGCAAAAGGGTATCTGTGATTCATGATGCTTTTTTCTGGGAATCACCCGAACATTACAATGCACTGTGGAGGAAAATATACTTGTTCCTTTTGCAGAAAAGCATTGATTCGGGAGCAAATGTTTTGACGATTAGCCATTTTGCAAAAGGCCGTATTTCAAAGTATTTAAGAACCAGCAATCCTATAGAAGTAATTCCAACCGGTTTGGATTTAAAAGTAAAAGCCAAAACTGAAAAGCTGGTTTCACCTCTCTCTAATCCTTACTTTATTCATGTTGGTGTGATGGAGAAAAGGAAAAACATTGTTAGGCTAATTGAAGCGTTCTCCATCTTTTTGAAAAAAGTTAAAAAGGATTATTCTTTGGTTTTAGTAGGGCAAAGAGGACCTAGGGAGGCCTTGGATGATTATGGAGCAATTCTGGAAGAAGTTAAGAAACACCAATTAGAGGGGGAGGTTGTCTTTACTGGTTATTTGGATGAGGATGCCTTGACCTCCTATTATAATTCTGCAGAGGCTTATGTGTTCCCATCTACCAATGAGGGCTTTGGTTTACCTGTATTGGAGGCATTCTCTTATGGTTTGCCTGTGATCATAGGACCCCAGGGGGCTTTGCAGGAAGTTGGAGGAGATGCAGTATTGGTGAGTAAGAGCTTTGCTGCAGAGGATTTTTCTGAAGCCATGTTAAGGATTTCGAAGGAAGAGGAGACACGGCAACAATTAATAGCTTTAGGTTTTAAGCGACTTTCCCTGTTTACGGGGGAGAAGTTTTTCCTATCTTTGCTGGCATATTTTAATAGGAGTATTGATGGGTAG